One window of the Oncorhynchus gorbuscha isolate QuinsamMale2020 ecotype Even-year linkage group LG17, OgorEven_v1.0, whole genome shotgun sequence genome contains the following:
- the LOC124001354 gene encoding rRNA-processing protein FCF1 homolog: MGKRKTKKFASMKRMISLKDQRINEKDRAKVQVTKKKDPSEIKEKEVPKYPSCLFFQYNTQLGPPYHILVDTNFINFSIKAKLDIVQSMMDCLYAKCIPCITDCVMAEIEKLGMKYRVALRIAKDPRFERLPCTHKGTYADDCLVQRVTQHKCYILATVDRDLKRRIRKIPGVPIMYISNHRFNIERMPDDYGAPRF; the protein is encoded by the exons atG GGGAAACGGAAGACAAAGAAGTTTGCTTCAATGAAGAGAATGATAAGCTTGAAAGATCAGAGAAT AAACGAGAAGGATCGTGCCAAAGTACAAGTGACAAAGAAAAAGGATCCATCAGAAATAAAGGAAAAAGAAGT TCCAAAATATCCATCGTGCCTGTTCTTCCAGTACAACACTCAGCTTGGTCCCCCTTATCACATCCTGGTCGACACCAATTTCATTAACTTCTCCATCAAGGCTAAACTGGACATAGTTCAGTCAATGATGGACTGCCTGTATGCCAAGT GTATCCCATGCATCACAGACTGTGTAATGGCTGAGATAGAGAAACTGGGGATGAAGTATAGAGTAGCTCTGAG GATAGCCAAGGATCCTCGGTTCGAACGACTGCCATGCACCCACAAAGGAACATACGCTGATGACTGCTTAGTTCAAAGGGTAACCCAG CACAAGTGCTACATCCTGGCAACTGTGGACAGGGACCTTAAGAGAAGGATCAGAAAGATCCCAGGAGTACCCATCATGTACATCTCCAACCATAG GTTCAACATTGAACGAATGCCTGATGACTATGGTGCTCCAAGATTCTAA